One window from the genome of Sphingomicrobium arenosum encodes:
- a CDS encoding TonB-dependent receptor, which yields MKKITMLRGAVTVSAMALGTVLAQPAFAQAQDEVTQDDADAVTGPSDSANADPGDAIVITGLRASLENSVAAKKSNTSIVEVVSAEDIGKLPDVSIAETLSRLPGLATQRLDGRANVLSIRGLAPDFTTTLLNGREQVSANNNRGVEFDQYPSELINGAVVYKTPDASLIGQALGGTIDMKTVRPLTHGRETFVIGGRYEWNDLGEINPDISNKGYRANASYIGLNEAGTVGWAVGAALMSSPTAEERVQLWGYPTDGEGNYGLGGIKPYIKSNKLDRFGLMGVLEFEPTEDAHLTLDGYWSRFNDNQVLRGLEIPLFWGGAGIEEGFTIDPETRIVDSGTFTNVKPLVRNDFVDRDSEIFAGGANLQYGLSEGLVLELDAGYSRLDKTEANAEIYLGTGRGDSGGILDDIDFTYDDNYIPQFDTAVDYADPSVIFLTAPRTWCGNPEGDGTCQDGFINTPTIDDELMSLRAQVTKEVGMADSLRVGGNYSVRNKQLVDEGYLLTNVNFPANTPVPAELLYDPVSLGFIGIDRLIAFDSKAYYRAGNYTETPESNWEVNRFKNRYDVTEKVLTGFAQYNFDWMLGSVPTRGNVGMQVVHTDQEADGFVVRRVDNDIILEPVTDGDTYTEFLPSLNANFEVMDDTFVRLGLARVLARPRLDQLNPGGGFGYDQSRATSADINQSPWSADTGNARLRPLIANTIDLAIENYFAPRGYVSLTGFYKDLETYIYRRQTEFDFTGYPYIGQEPAIFRGFNNQWSNDGSGKVYGFEFAGSLPFEVLSPSLDGFGVFMSGSYTDSDVTQAEDADSTRLPGLSEWVVNGTAYYEKNGIQARVSARYRSEFLAEVSGLSLSRDFDIAEAELLLDAQIGYEFQPGSSLEGLSILATGSNLTNEPFVTYRNEEYLVRDYNNYGRTFSVGFNYRF from the coding sequence ATGAAGAAGATCACCATGCTTCGTGGTGCGGTCACCGTCAGCGCGATGGCGCTCGGCACCGTGCTGGCCCAGCCCGCTTTTGCGCAGGCGCAGGATGAAGTGACGCAGGATGACGCCGATGCCGTCACCGGCCCGAGCGATTCGGCCAATGCCGATCCGGGCGACGCCATCGTCATCACCGGCCTTCGCGCCAGCCTCGAAAATTCCGTCGCGGCCAAGAAGTCGAACACCTCGATCGTCGAAGTCGTCAGCGCCGAGGACATCGGCAAGTTGCCCGACGTGTCGATCGCCGAAACCTTGTCGCGACTGCCTGGCCTTGCCACGCAGCGCCTCGACGGGCGCGCCAACGTGCTGTCGATCCGCGGTCTCGCACCCGACTTCACGACGACGCTGCTCAACGGGCGCGAACAGGTCAGCGCCAACAACAACCGCGGCGTCGAATTCGACCAGTATCCGTCCGAGCTGATCAACGGTGCCGTCGTCTACAAGACGCCCGACGCCAGCCTCATCGGCCAGGCACTGGGCGGCACCATCGACATGAAGACGGTGCGTCCGCTGACCCATGGTCGCGAGACCTTCGTGATCGGGGGTCGCTACGAGTGGAACGATCTGGGCGAGATCAACCCCGATATCTCGAACAAGGGCTATCGCGCCAATGCGTCCTATATCGGCCTTAACGAGGCGGGCACGGTGGGCTGGGCGGTGGGCGCCGCGCTGATGAGCAGCCCGACCGCTGAAGAGCGCGTCCAGCTGTGGGGCTATCCGACCGATGGCGAGGGCAATTACGGGCTCGGCGGTATCAAGCCTTACATCAAGTCGAACAAGCTCGACCGCTTCGGCCTGATGGGCGTGCTCGAATTCGAGCCGACCGAAGATGCGCACCTCACGCTCGATGGTTACTGGTCGCGTTTCAACGACAACCAGGTTCTGCGTGGCCTCGAGATTCCGCTGTTCTGGGGCGGTGCGGGCATCGAGGAAGGTTTTACCATCGATCCCGAAACGAGGATTGTCGACAGCGGGACGTTCACGAACGTGAAGCCGCTGGTGCGCAACGACTTCGTCGATCGCGACAGCGAGATCTTCGCGGGCGGCGCCAACCTGCAATATGGCCTGTCGGAAGGTCTCGTGTTGGAACTCGACGCCGGTTATTCGCGCCTCGACAAGACCGAGGCCAATGCCGAAATCTATCTCGGCACGGGTCGCGGCGACAGCGGCGGCATCCTCGACGACATCGATTTCACCTATGACGACAATTACATCCCGCAGTTCGACACCGCCGTCGATTATGCGGACCCGAGCGTCATCTTCCTGACCGCGCCCCGTACCTGGTGCGGCAATCCCGAGGGGGACGGCACCTGTCAGGACGGCTTCATCAACACCCCGACCATCGACGACGAGCTGATGAGCCTGCGCGCGCAGGTCACGAAGGAAGTCGGCATGGCCGACAGCCTTCGCGTTGGCGGCAATTACAGCGTGCGCAACAAGCAGCTGGTCGATGAGGGTTACCTGCTGACCAATGTCAATTTCCCGGCCAACACGCCGGTCCCCGCGGAGTTGCTCTACGATCCGGTCTCGCTGGGCTTCATCGGCATCGACCGACTGATCGCGTTCGACAGCAAGGCCTATTACCGCGCGGGTAACTACACCGAGACCCCCGAGAGCAATTGGGAAGTCAATCGTTTCAAGAACCGCTACGATGTCACCGAAAAGGTGCTGACCGGCTTTGCCCAGTATAATTTCGACTGGATGCTCGGCAGCGTGCCGACGCGCGGCAATGTGGGGATGCAGGTCGTGCACACCGACCAGGAAGCCGACGGCTTCGTCGTGCGCCGGGTGGACAATGACATCATCCTCGAGCCGGTGACCGACGGTGATACCTACACCGAGTTCCTGCCCAGCCTGAACGCCAATTTCGAGGTCATGGACGATACGTTCGTGCGTCTCGGCCTGGCGCGCGTGCTGGCGCGTCCGCGTCTCGACCAGCTCAACCCCGGTGGCGGGTTCGGTTATGACCAGTCGCGGGCGACCAGCGCCGACATCAACCAGTCGCCGTGGAGCGCGGATACGGGCAACGCCAGGCTGCGCCCGCTGATCGCCAACACGATCGACCTCGCGATCGAGAATTATTTCGCGCCGCGCGGTTATGTCTCGCTGACGGGCTTCTACAAAGATCTGGAGACCTACATCTATCGTCGTCAGACCGAGTTCGATTTCACCGGCTATCCCTACATCGGTCAGGAGCCCGCCATTTTCCGTGGGTTCAACAACCAGTGGAGCAATGACGGGTCGGGCAAGGTCTATGGTTTCGAATTCGCCGGCTCGCTGCCGTTCGAGGTGCTCTCGCCCTCGCTCGACGGCTTCGGCGTGTTCATGTCGGGGAGCTACACCGACAGCGACGTGACGCAGGCCGAAGATGCCGACAGCACCCGTCTGCCGGGCCTGTCCGAATGGGTCGTCAACGGCACGGCCTATTATGAGAAGAACGGCATCCAGGCGCGTGTCTCGGCGCGCTATCGTTCGGAATTCCTTGCCGAAGTGTCGGGGCTGAGCCTGTCGCGCGACTTCGACATCGCCGAAGCCGAGCTGCTGCTCGATGCGCAGATCGGTTACGAATTCCAGCCGGGCTCAAGCCTCGAGGGGCTGTCGATCCTCGCCACGGGGTCGAACCTCACCAACGAGCCGTTCGTGACCTATCGCAACGAGGAGTATCTCGTCCGCGACTACAACAATTACGGACGGACCTTCTCGGTCGGCTTCAACTATCGCTTCTAG
- a CDS encoding tryptophan halogenase family protein, producing the protein MSEQRIETVTIVGGGTAGWMAAIALARVLGHQVKVTLVESDAIGTVGVGEATIPPIKEFNAMVGLDEDEFLRESKASFKLGIEFVGWGDADSRYTHLFGAQGQSLGLSEFSQYWLRGREEDIAQSFEHYSLTGAAAREFKMARVGAIKGTRLSGMTYAFHFDAGLYARYLRREAEKLGVTRIEGKVEAVERDDETGFVRAAELDDGRRVEGEFFIDCSGFRALLIGETMGAEYRDWTHWLPCDRAIAVPSENGARLRPYTQSIAHAAGWQWRIPLQHRTGNGHVYSSAHMDEDEATRLLLDTIEGAPLDDPRMIEFTTGTRPEQWNGNVAALGLAAGFLEPLESTSIHLIQAGIRRLLSLWPDKNCDPSLIAEFNAHMAGQYEATRDFIIAHYHVNRRPEPFWREMASMDIPDSLKFKLDVFRASGKSYRYADELFTDVAWFQVLNGQGVRPERYHPLADKISSEQLGAFLGDIESVVDRAAGQLPTHEDFLRSIGAELTLAEEMAG; encoded by the coding sequence ATGAGCGAGCAGCGGATAGAGACGGTCACGATCGTCGGCGGTGGGACCGCCGGCTGGATGGCGGCGATCGCGCTGGCGCGCGTGCTCGGCCACCAGGTCAAGGTGACGCTGGTGGAATCCGATGCGATCGGCACCGTGGGGGTGGGCGAAGCGACCATCCCGCCGATCAAGGAATTCAACGCGATGGTCGGGCTCGACGAGGATGAATTCCTGCGCGAGTCCAAGGCCAGCTTCAAGCTCGGGATCGAGTTTGTCGGCTGGGGCGATGCGGACAGCCGCTACACGCATCTGTTCGGCGCTCAGGGGCAGTCGCTGGGGCTGTCGGAATTTTCGCAATATTGGCTGCGCGGGCGCGAAGAAGACATCGCGCAATCATTCGAACATTATTCGCTGACCGGCGCGGCGGCGCGCGAGTTCAAGATGGCTCGTGTCGGTGCCATCAAGGGTACCCGGCTCAGCGGGATGACCTACGCCTTTCATTTCGATGCGGGCCTCTATGCGCGATACCTGCGCCGCGAAGCCGAAAAGCTCGGCGTGACGCGCATCGAGGGTAAGGTCGAGGCGGTCGAGCGCGATGACGAAACCGGGTTCGTCCGCGCGGCCGAGCTTGATGACGGACGCCGCGTCGAGGGCGAGTTCTTCATCGATTGCTCGGGTTTTCGAGCATTGCTGATCGGCGAGACGATGGGGGCCGAGTATCGCGACTGGACCCATTGGCTGCCCTGCGACAGGGCGATCGCGGTGCCGAGCGAGAATGGCGCGCGGCTTCGTCCCTATACGCAGTCCATTGCCCATGCCGCGGGCTGGCAGTGGCGCATCCCGCTCCAGCATCGCACCGGCAACGGCCATGTCTATTCCTCGGCGCACATGGACGAGGACGAGGCGACGCGCCTCCTTCTCGACACGATCGAGGGTGCGCCGCTCGACGATCCGCGCATGATCGAATTTACCACGGGGACGCGGCCCGAGCAGTGGAACGGCAACGTCGCTGCCTTGGGCCTTGCCGCCGGCTTTCTGGAACCACTGGAGAGCACGTCGATCCACCTTATTCAGGCCGGGATCAGGAGGCTGCTCAGCCTGTGGCCGGACAAGAACTGCGACCCCTCGCTCATTGCCGAATTCAACGCGCATATGGCGGGCCAATATGAGGCGACCCGCGACTTCATCATCGCGCATTATCACGTCAATCGGCGGCCCGAACCTTTCTGGCGCGAGATGGCTTCGATGGACATTCCCGACAGCCTGAAATTCAAACTCGACGTCTTCCGGGCCTCGGGGAAAAGCTATCGATACGCAGACGAATTGTTCACCGACGTTGCTTGGTTCCAGGTCCTCAACGGCCAGGGCGTACGGCCCGAGCGCTACCACCCGCTTGCCGACAAGATTTCGTCCGAGCAGCTCGGCGCTTTCCTCGGCGACATCGAATCGGTCGTCGACCGTGCCGCGGGGCAATTGCCGACACATGAGGATTTCCTGCGCTCGATCGGCGCAGAATTGACGCTTGCCGAGGAGATGGCCGGATGA
- a CDS encoding glycoside hydrolase family 97 protein, with amino-acid sequence MIQRLALGLAAALVALPSTALAEEVVTSPDGRLVLTVDVNGEGRPFYRVELDGAAVIADSRLGFLMADQDKLERRLGIVAAATGSHDETWEQPWGEKRFVRDAHNQLSVTFREDSEERREFGVTFRVFDDGVGFRYDFEHASLGETIRIADELTEFNFADDGTAWWIPAGEWNRYEYLYEETPISGVSMVHTPFTVKLAGGTHVAIHEAALVDFAGMWVKRTTGTNFRVTLAPTGSSAARVERANGFSTPWRTLTIADDAAGLANSDIILNLNEPNKLGDMSWFTPHKYVGVWWSLHLDEESWGSGAKHGATTANVKRYIDFAAEHGFEGVLVEGWNLGWDGNWFFNGAEFSFTEAYPDYDFEDLARYAAEKGVPIVGHHETSGDVGNYEAQLEAGLDLMQARGVGAIKSGYVTDACNLRYVHEDGRETRECTESQVMQRHHLKVVTEAAKRHIVINPHEPVKDTGLRRTYPNWVTREGARGMEFNAWGAPPNGPDHVPTMVFTRLLSSPMDYTPGIVSLEGRGQPLQMTQARNLAEYVLVYSPLQMVADLPEHYAEHPQAFEFIKRVPADWADSRVLMGEVGDYVVTARKDADSEDWFVGGGTNEEERIVRLPLDFLDPDKDYVMHAWLDAPDAHFDGPTRFNMFVPKGEAVPSDLEWLTVGMRAGGGFALHFEAQ; translated from the coding sequence ATGATCCAACGCCTCGCCCTCGGGCTCGCCGCCGCGTTAGTCGCGCTTCCCTCGACCGCACTGGCCGAGGAGGTGGTGACGTCGCCCGACGGGCGCTTGGTGCTGACGGTCGACGTCAATGGCGAGGGGCGGCCCTTTTATCGCGTGGAGCTCGACGGCGCAGCGGTGATCGCCGACAGCCGGCTGGGGTTCCTGATGGCCGATCAGGACAAGCTCGAGCGGCGGCTGGGAATCGTCGCGGCAGCGACGGGAAGCCATGACGAGACGTGGGAGCAGCCGTGGGGCGAGAAGCGCTTCGTGCGCGATGCCCACAACCAGCTGTCGGTGACGTTCCGCGAGGACAGCGAGGAGCGCCGCGAGTTCGGCGTCACCTTTCGCGTCTTCGATGACGGCGTGGGGTTTCGCTATGACTTCGAGCATGCCTCGCTGGGCGAGACGATCCGCATCGCGGACGAGCTGACCGAGTTTAATTTTGCAGACGACGGCACGGCTTGGTGGATCCCGGCGGGCGAGTGGAACCGCTACGAATATCTCTACGAGGAAACGCCAATCTCGGGCGTCTCGATGGTGCATACGCCCTTTACGGTAAAGCTGGCGGGCGGCACCCATGTGGCGATTCACGAGGCGGCGCTGGTCGACTTTGCCGGCATGTGGGTCAAGCGCACGACGGGGACGAATTTTCGCGTCACGCTGGCGCCGACGGGATCGAGCGCCGCGCGGGTCGAGCGCGCCAACGGTTTTTCGACGCCGTGGCGGACGCTGACGATCGCCGACGATGCGGCGGGGCTGGCAAACAGCGATATCATCTTGAACCTTAACGAGCCCAACAAGCTTGGCGACATGAGCTGGTTCACCCCGCACAAATATGTCGGGGTCTGGTGGAGCCTGCACCTCGACGAGGAAAGTTGGGGGTCGGGCGCGAAACATGGCGCCACCACCGCCAATGTGAAGCGCTACATCGATTTTGCCGCCGAACATGGATTTGAGGGTGTGCTGGTCGAAGGCTGGAATCTGGGCTGGGACGGCAATTGGTTCTTCAACGGGGCCGAATTCAGCTTCACCGAGGCCTATCCCGATTACGACTTCGAGGACCTGGCGCGCTATGCCGCCGAGAAGGGCGTGCCCATCGTCGGGCATCACGAGACGTCGGGCGATGTCGGCAATTACGAGGCGCAGCTCGAGGCCGGGCTCGATCTCATGCAGGCGCGCGGGGTGGGGGCGATCAAGTCGGGCTATGTCACCGACGCCTGCAACCTTCGCTACGTGCACGAGGACGGACGCGAAACGCGCGAATGCACCGAAAGCCAGGTGATGCAGCGCCACCATCTCAAGGTCGTCACCGAGGCGGCCAAGCGGCACATCGTCATCAACCCGCACGAGCCGGTGAAGGATACGGGGTTGCGGCGCACCTATCCCAACTGGGTGACGCGCGAGGGCGCGCGCGGGATGGAGTTCAATGCCTGGGGCGCTCCGCCCAATGGCCCCGATCATGTGCCGACGATGGTATTCACGCGGCTCCTGTCGAGCCCGATGGATTATACGCCGGGGATCGTCAGCCTCGAGGGGCGCGGGCAGCCGCTGCAGATGACGCAGGCGCGCAACCTTGCCGAATATGTGCTGGTCTATTCGCCCCTGCAGATGGTGGCCGACCTGCCCGAACATTATGCCGAGCATCCCCAGGCGTTCGAGTTCATCAAGCGCGTGCCCGCCGATTGGGCGGACAGCCGCGTGCTGATGGGCGAGGTGGGCGATTATGTCGTCACCGCGCGCAAGGATGCCGATAGCGAGGACTGGTTCGTCGGTGGCGGCACCAATGAGGAAGAGCGCATCGTGCGCCTTCCGCTCGACTTCCTCGACCCCGACAAAGACTATGTAATGCACGCCTGGCTCGATGCACCCGACGCGCATTTCGATGGGCCGACCCGCTTCAACATGTTCGTCCCCAAGGGTGAAGCCGTGCCATCGGATCTCGAATGGCTGACGGTGGGCATGCGGGCTGGCGGAGGCTTTGCGCTTCACTTCGAAGCACAGTAA
- a CDS encoding alpha-amylase family glycosyl hydrolase translates to MMTLLAAIALAQAAPGYGDGADYRARPPEDEIVYFVLPDRFDNGDPANDRGGIEGGKFDHGFDPASRAFYNGGDLAGLTRRLDYLEELGITAIWFAPIFKNKAVQGGPGQESSGYHGYWVTDFTSVDPHFGTNEEFDAFVDAAHARGMKVYMDIITNHTADVINYRDGGDYSYRSLADYPYSTRGGVDGEAINEGFAGDQVMTVENFTRLTDPNYAYEVVIPEGERDVKVPAWLNDPIYYHNRGDTTFKGENSLYGDFVGLDDLFTENPLVMGGMIEIFGDWIDRFGVDGFRIDTARHVNNEFWQAFLPAMEARSEAAGIPHFHMFGEVYSDETTPGYLARYTHMAAFPALLDFAFSASAIETIGGEAGTDVWARLFEEDVLYRGGFETAKTLPTFLGNHDKGRFSGLIKERRPDISQDELLKRVMLGHAMLLTLRGSPVIYYGAEQGFVSDGNDQLARETMFPSRVAEYNDNDLLGTEATTAEENFDREHPLYREIARLAGLRKASPALRQGRQVTRGYGETPGLFAASRFDPQTGREVLLLFNTSNEAIDGQVLVETGSMEWTSLVGECVSTSSAPGSVRYALPPLGYAMCEAK, encoded by the coding sequence ATGATGACCCTGTTGGCAGCGATCGCGCTGGCCCAAGCCGCGCCTGGCTATGGCGATGGCGCCGACTATCGTGCGCGGCCGCCCGAGGACGAGATCGTCTATTTCGTGCTGCCCGACCGCTTCGATAATGGCGATCCAGCCAATGACCGGGGCGGCATCGAGGGCGGCAAGTTCGACCATGGCTTCGATCCGGCAAGCCGCGCCTTCTACAATGGCGGCGATCTGGCCGGGCTGACGCGGCGGCTAGATTATCTCGAGGAACTTGGCATCACCGCCATCTGGTTCGCGCCCATCTTCAAGAACAAGGCCGTGCAGGGCGGTCCGGGGCAGGAGAGCTCGGGTTATCACGGCTATTGGGTGACCGACTTCACCTCGGTCGACCCGCATTTCGGGACCAATGAAGAATTCGATGCCTTCGTCGATGCGGCGCATGCGCGCGGCATGAAGGTCTATATGGACATCATCACCAACCACACCGCCGACGTGATCAACTATCGCGATGGCGGGGATTATTCCTATCGAAGCCTGGCCGATTATCCTTACTCGACGCGGGGCGGGGTCGACGGCGAGGCGATCAACGAGGGCTTTGCCGGCGATCAGGTAATGACGGTCGAGAATTTCACCCGGCTGACCGACCCCAATTACGCCTATGAGGTCGTGATTCCCGAGGGCGAGCGCGATGTTAAGGTGCCCGCCTGGCTCAACGATCCCATCTATTATCACAATCGCGGCGACACGACCTTCAAGGGCGAGAATTCGCTCTATGGCGACTTTGTCGGATTGGACGATCTTTTCACCGAGAACCCGCTGGTAATGGGCGGGATGATCGAGATTTTCGGCGACTGGATCGATCGGTTCGGGGTCGACGGGTTTCGTATCGACACCGCGCGGCACGTGAACAACGAATTTTGGCAGGCCTTCCTGCCCGCGATGGAAGCGCGGTCGGAAGCGGCGGGCATTCCGCATTTCCACATGTTCGGCGAGGTATATTCGGACGAGACGACGCCCGGCTATCTGGCGCGCTACACGCACATGGCGGCCTTTCCCGCGCTGCTCGACTTCGCTTTCTCGGCGAGCGCGATCGAGACGATCGGGGGCGAGGCGGGGACCGATGTGTGGGCGCGCCTGTTCGAAGAGGATGTGCTCTATCGCGGCGGGTTCGAGACGGCGAAAACGCTGCCGACCTTCCTCGGCAATCACGACAAGGGGCGCTTTTCGGGGCTGATCAAGGAACGGCGGCCCGATATCTCGCAGGACGAACTGCTCAAACGCGTGATGCTCGGCCATGCCATGCTGCTGACCCTGCGGGGGTCGCCGGTCATCTATTATGGCGCCGAACAAGGCTTCGTGTCCGACGGCAACGACCAGCTGGCGCGCGAGACGATGTTCCCGAGCCGGGTGGCCGAATATAATGACAATGATCTTCTCGGCACCGAGGCGACGACGGCGGAAGAGAATTTCGACCGCGAGCATCCGCTTTATCGAGAGATCGCGCGGCTGGCGGGCTTGCGGAAGGCTAGCCCCGCGCTGCGGCAGGGTCGGCAGGTGACGCGCGGTTATGGCGAGACGCCGGGGCTGTTCGCGGCCTCGCGCTTTGATCCGCAAACAGGGCGCGAGGTGCTGCTTCTCTTCAACACGAGCAACGAGGCGATCGACGGGCAGGTGCTGGTCGAGACGGGATCGATGGAATGGACGAGCCTTGTGGGGGAATGCGTATCGACGAGTTCGGCGCCCGGCAGCGTGCGCTACGCGCTGCCCCCGCTCGGCTATGCGATGTGCGAGGCGAAATGA
- a CDS encoding alpha-amylase family glycosyl hydrolase, with product MSEAFVKGCEGLPWWRGAVIYQVYPRSFRDSNGDGIGDLAGITEKMEHIASLGCDGLWVSPFFTSPMADFGYDVADYRGVDPIFGDLGDFDAMVARAHDLGLKVIIDQVYSHTSIEHAWFEESRQSRDNAKADWYVWADPKPDGSPPNNWQSVFGGPSWTWDARRGQYYLHNFLKEQPDLNVHHPEVQEALLQVARFWLDRGVDGFRLDALNFAMHDRALTDNPPVAEPKQRTRSFDFQHHYHNQSQPELIGFIERIAEVMNGYGARFTLAEVGGEQAAREMKEFTHGQDRLNSAYGFDYLYADKLTPQLVREAIASWPGEEGEGWPSWAFSNHDAPRFASRWWGEEERPRAVKTALALLMCLKGNAILYQGEELGLPQAEVAYEDLQDPEAIANWPLTLGRDGARTPMTWTDSACAGFGSTDSWLPIAGPHRAMHVAAQEADAESILHWTRKVIALRNAHEALRCGEVEVIDEGGDLLAFERRHAGHRIACYFNLTAAPLALPEVSGSVLLATGDVAPDQRELAAFSALIVETQ from the coding sequence ATGAGTGAGGCGTTCGTAAAAGGCTGCGAGGGCCTGCCATGGTGGCGGGGCGCGGTGATCTACCAGGTTTATCCGCGCAGTTTTCGCGATTCCAATGGCGATGGGATCGGCGATCTCGCCGGGATCACCGAGAAGATGGAGCATATCGCTTCGCTCGGCTGCGATGGCTTGTGGGTCAGCCCCTTCTTCACCTCGCCGATGGCCGATTTCGGTTATGACGTCGCGGACTATCGCGGGGTCGATCCGATCTTCGGCGATCTCGGCGATTTCGACGCGATGGTGGCGCGCGCGCATGACCTCGGGCTCAAGGTCATCATCGACCAGGTCTATAGCCACACCAGCATCGAGCACGCCTGGTTCGAGGAGAGCCGCCAGAGCCGGGACAATGCCAAGGCCGACTGGTATGTCTGGGCCGATCCCAAGCCCGATGGTTCGCCGCCCAACAATTGGCAGTCGGTGTTCGGCGGCCCCAGCTGGACGTGGGACGCGCGGCGCGGGCAATATTACCTCCACAATTTCCTGAAAGAGCAGCCCGACCTCAACGTGCATCACCCTGAGGTGCAGGAGGCGCTGTTGCAGGTCGCGCGCTTCTGGCTCGACCGGGGCGTGGACGGGTTCCGGCTCGATGCGCTGAACTTCGCGATGCACGACCGCGCGCTGACCGACAATCCGCCGGTGGCTGAGCCCAAGCAGCGCACGCGCAGCTTCGATTTCCAGCATCATTATCATAATCAGTCGCAGCCCGAGCTGATCGGCTTTATCGAGCGGATCGCCGAGGTGATGAACGGCTATGGCGCGCGCTTCACGCTGGCCGAGGTGGGCGGCGAACAGGCGGCGCGCGAGATGAAAGAATTCACGCACGGGCAGGACCGGCTGAACAGTGCCTATGGCTTCGATTATCTCTACGCCGACAAGCTGACGCCGCAGCTGGTGCGCGAGGCCATCGCGAGCTGGCCGGGCGAGGAAGGCGAGGGATGGCCGAGCTGGGCCTTTTCCAATCATGACGCGCCGCGCTTTGCCTCCCGCTGGTGGGGCGAGGAAGAGCGGCCGCGGGCGGTGAAGACCGCCTTGGCGTTGCTGATGTGCCTCAAGGGCAATGCGATCCTTTATCAGGGCGAGGAACTGGGGCTGCCGCAGGCCGAGGTGGCCTATGAGGATTTGCAGGACCCCGAGGCAATCGCCAACTGGCCGTTGACGCTGGGACGCGACGGCGCGCGCACGCCGATGACATGGACGGACAGCGCGTGCGCGGGGTTCGGTTCGACCGACAGTTGGCTGCCGATCGCGGGGCCGCACCGGGCGATGCATGTCGCGGCGCAGGAAGCTGATGCCGAGAGCATCCTGCATTGGACGCGCAAGGTAATTGCCTTGCGCAACGCGCATGAGGCGCTGCGCTGCGGTGAAGTCGAGGTGATCGACGAGGGCGGCGACCTGCTCGCTTTCGAACGGCGCCACGCGGGACATCGGATCGCCTGTTATTTCAACCTGACGGCGGCGCCGCTGGCGCTGCCCGAGGTCAGCGGTTCGGTGCTGCTGGCAACCGGCGATGTCGCCCCCGACCAGCGCGAGCTCGCTGCATTTTCCGCCCTCATCGTGGAGACCCAATGA